Proteins from a genomic interval of Schistocerca cancellata isolate TAMUIC-IGC-003103 chromosome 8, iqSchCanc2.1, whole genome shotgun sequence:
- the LOC126094628 gene encoding uncharacterized protein LOC126094628 — MRNVEIKAKVRNLAELISRAEQLSNSKGEVIKQEDTFYNVPRGKLKLRKFEDGTSQLICYERADTEGPKVCEYTRVDFPPGTNPGPVLAQALGIKGSVKKTRRLYLVGNTRIHIDEVFGLGKFMELEVVLTEDQRIEEGQAVAEDIRRKLGVEETDLLSGAYMDMLLRR, encoded by the exons ATGAGGAACGTAGAGATAAAAGCAAAAGTCAGGAACCTCGCAGAACTCATCTCGAGGGCAGAACAGCTTAGTAACTCCAAAGGCGAAGTTATAAAACAGGAAGATACGTTTTATAATGTGCCTCGAGGAAAACTGAAACTTAGAAAATTTGAG GATGGAACATCACAGTTAATATGTTACGAGAGAGCAGATACTGAAGGACCTAAAGTATGTGAGTACACGAGAGTTGATTTTCCACCTGGTACGAACCCAGGACCAGTATTGGCTCAAGCATTGGGAATTAAAGGAAGTGTAAAGAAAACACGAAGGCTTTACCTTGTGGGTAACACAAGAATACACATTGATGAAGTCTTTGGCTTAGGAAAATTTATGGAATTGGAG GTTGTTCTTACCGAAGACCAGCGCATTGAAGAAGGTCAAGCGGTGGCTGAAGATATTAGGAGGAAATTAGGAGTTGAAGAAACTGATCTCTTATCTGGTGCATATATGGATATGTTGTTGAGACGTTGA